One window of the Candidatus Binataceae bacterium genome contains the following:
- a CDS encoding helix-turn-helix transcriptional regulator produces MSLIDRQLTELLEFLPRLYSLHNIATFAQHVVDTLQILIPSDSIGYNQLNVREGRVCAIVKPSHDGSADLYPVFADRIHEHPTVSYQQSSGATNALRLSDFVSVRQFHQLGIYQDFYRKLKIERLLSVSFPDGDTGDQLALVFARSGTDFDDAEMELLNVLRPHFLQAHRNALAFSRLEQADAALQASSHAMVVRCHGDSIRFASPRASNLLTRFFAGTDPCYRKLPDDLSRWARGHRELSATMSSIAAPIEPFLKNHGDAKLLVRFLPGTDEDYAILLEEQIVDSKGERLIDLGLSGRQAEVLHWLARGKTNSEIATILGVTSRTIEKHVEHIFDRLGVENRMAAGVIAWRMTGAHSF; encoded by the coding sequence CCCGCCTTTATTCGCTCCACAACATCGCGACCTTTGCTCAACATGTAGTTGATACGCTGCAGATCCTGATCCCGAGCGATTCGATAGGTTACAACCAACTGAATGTTCGCGAAGGGCGAGTCTGCGCGATCGTTAAACCTTCGCACGATGGTTCAGCTGATCTCTATCCCGTCTTCGCCGACCGAATCCACGAGCATCCTACCGTCAGCTACCAGCAGTCATCGGGTGCGACCAATGCGCTGCGGCTCTCAGATTTCGTATCGGTGCGCCAGTTCCATCAACTCGGGATCTATCAAGACTTCTATCGTAAGTTGAAAATCGAGCGCCTCCTCAGCGTATCGTTTCCCGACGGCGACACAGGTGATCAGCTCGCTCTTGTATTTGCACGCAGTGGTACGGACTTCGATGACGCCGAAATGGAGCTGTTGAATGTGCTGCGGCCGCATTTCCTGCAAGCGCATCGCAATGCGCTTGCCTTCTCGCGCCTAGAGCAAGCTGACGCGGCACTTCAAGCCAGTTCGCACGCGATGGTTGTACGATGCCACGGCGATTCCATTCGCTTCGCCTCACCGCGAGCGTCGAACTTGCTAACCCGGTTCTTCGCAGGCACGGATCCCTGCTACCGTAAATTGCCCGATGACTTGAGTCGCTGGGCGCGCGGGCACCGCGAACTCTCCGCGACGATGAGTTCGATCGCCGCGCCCATTGAACCGTTTTTGAAGAATCACGGAGATGCAAAGCTGCTCGTGAGATTCCTGCCCGGGACCGACGAGGACTACGCGATCCTACTCGAAGAGCAGATCGTCGATTCAAAGGGCGAGCGATTGATCGACTTAGGCCTCTCCGGTCGTCAGGCCGAAGTTCTCCACTGGCTTGCTCGAGGCAAGACCAATTCAGAAATTGCCACCATTCTGGGCGTGACGAGCCGGACCATCGAGAAGCACGTCGAACATATCTTTGATCGGCTCGGTGTCGAGAATCGGATGGCGGCGGGTGTGATTGCGTGGAGGATGACGGGCGCTCACAGTTTTTGA